Proteins encoded within one genomic window of Oncorhynchus masou masou isolate Uvic2021 chromosome 1, UVic_Omas_1.1, whole genome shotgun sequence:
- the aqp3a gene encoding aquaporin-3a, with amino-acid sequence MGKQKIWLDKLARNFQIRNLLLRQALAECLGTLILVMFGCGAVAQLVLSGGSHGMFLTVNFAFGFAATLGILVCGQVSGGHLNPAVTFALCLLGRERWRKFPMYFAFQTLGAFLGSGIIFGLYFDALWGFAGKLIVTGPNATAGIFATYPGEHLNLLNGFFDQVIGTAALVVCILAIVDPYNNPIPQGLEAFTVGFVVLVIGLSMGFNSGYAVNPARDLGPRLFTSLAGWGTEVFTAGKCWFLVPIFAPFIGSTFGVIVYQLMVGFHQEGEARDKKRREDEEKEEVRVRLTNITKKDALKEEMV; translated from the exons ATGGGAAAACAGAAGATATGGTTGGACAAGCTGGCGCGGAACTTCCAGATCCGTAACCTGCTGCTGCGCCAGGCTCTGGCAGAGTGTCTGGGTACCCTCATCCTGGTG ATGTTTGGTTGTGGTGCGGTGGCTCAGCTGGTGCTTAGTGGAGGATCTCATGGCATGTTCCTCACCGTGAACTTTGCTTTCGGCTTCGCTGCCACCCTAGGGATCCTGGTCTGTGGCCAAGTATCAG GAGGCCATCTAAACCCAGCGGTGACCTTTGCCCTCTGCCTGCTTGGGAGAGAACGCTGGAGAAAGTTCCCAATGTACTTTGCCTTCCAGACACTGGGCGCTTTCCTGGGCTCCGGGATCATCTTTGGTCTGTACTTTG ACGCTCTGTGGGGCTTTGCTGGAAAGCTCATCGTTACCGGGCCCAACGCCACCGCTGGCATCTTCGCCACCTACCCTGGCGAACATCTCAACCTGCTCAACGGCTTCTTTGACCAG GTGATTGGCACGGCAGCGTTGGTCGTGTGTATCCTGGCCATCGTAGACCCCTACAACAACCCCATCCCCCAGGGCCTGGAGGCCTTCACGGTGGGCTTCGTGGTGCTGGTCATTGGCCTGTCCATGGGCTTCAACTCCGGCTATGCCGTCAATCCTGCCAGGGACCTGGGGCCTCGTCTCTTCACCTCCCTGGCAGGCTGGGGCACCGAGGTCTTCAC tgCCGGTAAGTGCTGGTTCCTGGTGCCCATCTTTGCCCCGTTTATAGGCTCCACCTTCGGGGTGATAGTCTATCAGCTGATGGTGGGCTTCCATCAAGAGGGAGAGGCTCGCGacaagaagaggagggaggatgaggagaaagaggaagtCAGAGTCAGACTCACTAATATCACCAAAAAGGATGCCCTAAAGGAAGAGATGGTATGA